The Sphingobium aromaticiconvertens genome has a segment encoding these proteins:
- the glmS gene encoding glutamine--fructose-6-phosphate transaminase (isomerizing), whose protein sequence is MCGIIGIVGKETVAERLVDGLKRLEYRGYDSAGVASIDDGVIARRRAEGKLVNLVKELRDAPLPGNIGIAHTRWATHGAPTTSNAHPHATREVALVHNGIIENFKVLRDELIAKGRTFDSQTDTEVVAHLVSDLVEQGVEPRDAVAQVLPRLNGAFALAILFRSHPDLLIGARLGSPLVVGYGDGETYLGSDALALAPLTQRIAYLEEGDWVVITRTGAEIFDKDNHPVERPVTLSGVSGALIDKGNHRHFMQKEIYEQPVVVAQTLKSYLRRMENQVSLPDMEFDLGSVKRITIVACGTSFYAGLVAKYWFEKFARIPVDIDVASEFRYRDPVLEKGGLALFISQSGETADTLAALRHAKAAGQVIAVVVNVPTSSMAREADLLLPTHAGPEIGVASTKAFTCQLAVLAALAANLARAGGRLTPEEEAQIVWHLSEAPAAMNEALSHDGEIEAMAHLIAPARDVLYLGRGPDYPMALEGALKLKEISYIHAEGYAAGEMKHGPIALIDDAVPVIVIAPSGPLFEKTVSNMQEVQARGGKVVLISDAEGIAQAGENCMATIEMPKVHPLIAPLVYAVPVQLLAYHVAVAKGTDVDQPRNLAKSVTVE, encoded by the coding sequence ATGTGCGGAATCATTGGAATCGTGGGCAAGGAAACCGTCGCCGAGCGGCTGGTCGATGGCCTCAAGCGGCTGGAATATCGCGGTTATGACAGCGCGGGCGTGGCGTCCATCGACGATGGGGTGATCGCGCGGCGCCGGGCCGAGGGTAAGCTGGTCAATCTGGTCAAGGAACTGCGCGATGCGCCCCTGCCGGGGAATATCGGCATAGCGCATACCCGCTGGGCCACCCATGGCGCGCCGACGACGAGCAACGCGCACCCCCATGCGACGCGGGAGGTGGCGCTGGTCCACAATGGGATCATCGAGAATTTCAAGGTGTTGCGCGACGAACTGATCGCGAAAGGCCGCACCTTCGACAGTCAGACCGATACCGAGGTGGTCGCCCATCTGGTCAGCGATCTGGTGGAACAGGGCGTTGAACCCAGGGATGCGGTCGCGCAGGTGCTGCCGCGCCTGAATGGCGCTTTCGCGCTGGCGATCCTGTTCCGCAGCCATCCCGACCTGCTGATCGGCGCGCGATTGGGATCGCCACTGGTGGTCGGCTATGGCGATGGTGAAACTTATCTGGGGTCCGATGCTCTGGCGCTGGCGCCGCTGACTCAACGGATCGCCTATCTGGAGGAGGGCGACTGGGTCGTCATCACTCGGACGGGCGCGGAAATATTCGACAAGGATAATCACCCAGTCGAGCGGCCGGTGACCCTCTCCGGCGTGTCGGGCGCGTTGATCGACAAGGGTAACCATCGCCACTTCATGCAGAAAGAGATTTACGAGCAGCCCGTCGTGGTCGCCCAGACGCTCAAATCCTACCTGCGGCGGATGGAAAATCAGGTGTCGCTGCCCGACATGGAATTCGATCTTGGCAGCGTGAAGCGGATCACGATCGTCGCCTGCGGCACCAGCTTTTACGCGGGGCTGGTGGCAAAATACTGGTTCGAGAAGTTCGCGCGCATCCCCGTCGACATCGATGTAGCGAGCGAGTTTCGCTATCGTGACCCGGTGCTGGAAAAGGGCGGCCTTGCTCTCTTCATCAGCCAGTCGGGCGAGACCGCGGATACGCTGGCGGCGCTGCGTCATGCGAAGGCTGCGGGGCAGGTGATCGCGGTCGTCGTCAACGTGCCGACCAGCTCGATGGCGCGGGAGGCGGACCTGCTGCTCCCGACCCATGCCGGGCCGGAGATCGGCGTTGCATCGACCAAGGCGTTCACGTGCCAGCTTGCCGTGCTGGCGGCGCTGGCGGCCAATCTGGCGCGGGCGGGGGGACGGCTGACGCCCGAAGAAGAGGCACAGATCGTCTGGCATCTGTCCGAAGCGCCCGCCGCCATGAACGAGGCACTGTCCCATGATGGTGAGATTGAGGCGATGGCCCATCTGATCGCGCCTGCGCGCGACGTGCTGTATCTGGGCCGTGGTCCTGACTATCCGATGGCGCTGGAAGGCGCGCTGAAGCTCAAGGAAATCAGCTATATCCATGCCGAGGGCTACGCAGCGGGCGAGATGAAGCACGGTCCTATCGCGCTGATCGACGATGCAGTGCCGGTGATCGTGATCGCACCCAGCGGGCCGTTGTTCGAAAAGACCGTCAGCAACATGCAGGAGGTGCAGGCACGTGGCGGCAAGGTCGTGCTGATCTCCGACGCGGAAGGGATCGCCCAGGCGGGCGAGAATTGCATGGCGACGATCGAGATGCCCAAGGTCCACCCGTTGATCGCGCCATTGGTCTATGCCGTGCCGGTGCAGTTGCTGGCCTATCATGTCGCGGTGGCCAAGGGTACGGATGTCGATCAGCCTCGTAATCTGGCAAAATCCGTCACGGTAGAATGA
- a CDS encoding metallophosphoesterase: MFANAQAMPIVRHTEVILPFPVDAPRRPVTVALLTDSHLSGPDNGQKRMARIVAEINALKPDLIVLGGDYMGDDKGGATFSPGGSIAAFARLRAPLGTVAVLGNHDINRKKQLPNRSAWARGFAALGITLLDNQAVRRGPLAVGGLRDVYTGKPDVPGTLDAMHALGGAPLLLSHGPDLFPRLGDDAPILMLVGHTHCGQIAMPFYGAIYVPSKYRTRYACGVYRQRAATMVVSAGVGTSGLPLRAFAPPDIWLITVRPQ; the protein is encoded by the coding sequence ATGTTCGCCAACGCTCAAGCAATGCCGATCGTGCGGCATACGGAGGTCATACTGCCCTTCCCGGTGGACGCGCCACGTCGGCCCGTGACGGTGGCGCTGCTGACGGACTCCCATCTGTCCGGTCCCGACAATGGTCAGAAGCGGATGGCCCGGATCGTCGCGGAGATCAATGCATTGAAACCCGACCTTATCGTGTTGGGTGGCGATTACATGGGTGATGATAAGGGTGGGGCGACCTTTTCGCCGGGAGGCTCCATCGCGGCTTTCGCACGGCTGCGCGCGCCGTTGGGGACGGTCGCGGTGCTGGGCAACCATGATATCAATCGCAAGAAGCAGTTGCCGAACCGGTCCGCATGGGCGCGCGGTTTTGCCGCATTGGGTATCACGCTGCTCGATAATCAGGCGGTGCGGCGTGGGCCGTTGGCCGTTGGCGGGCTTCGCGATGTCTATACGGGCAAGCCTGACGTGCCGGGCACGCTGGATGCCATGCACGCGCTGGGCGGGGCGCCGCTGCTGCTGTCGCATGGGCCAGACCTCTTCCCGCGGCTGGGCGACGATGCGCCGATCCTGATGCTGGTCGGCCATACCCATTGCGGGCAGATTGCCATGCCCTTTTACGGCGCCATCTATGTTCCATCTAAATATCGCACGCGTTATGCTTGCGGCGTGTATCGGCAAAGGGCGGCGACGATGGTCGTCTCTGCCGGGGTCGGCACCAGCGGACTGCCTTTGCGGGCCTTTGCGCCGCCTGACATCTGGCTCATCACTGTTCGCCCGCAATAG
- the glmU gene encoding bifunctional UDP-N-acetylglucosamine diphosphorylase/glucosamine-1-phosphate N-acetyltransferase GlmU: MVTHRPLAVIILAAGQGTRMKSSRHKVLHPIAERPMLLHLIASVAQLQPERQVVVVGAGREQVEQAVAGTGAVIAVQDKQLGTGHAVAQAHDALAGFAGDVLILYGDVPLVSAATMRAMLDRLSRGDEPRAVVLGFRPEDTAAYGRIIADGQGLIQKMVEYKDASDAERAVTLCNSGLMAVRSTDLFVLLDAIGNDNAAGEYYLPDIVMLPGAQSAVIETDAWEVAGVNSRAELAAVEADWQTRRRLEAMRDGVTLVAPETVFFAHDTQLGRDVTIEPNVVFGPGVSIADDVVIHAFSHLEGASIESGAQIGPYARLRPGAQIGTKAKVGNFVEIKKAVLEAGAKVSHLSYIGDARVGAEANIGAGTITCNYDGFFKYKTDIGAGAFIGSNSALVAPVTIGDGAIVAAGSVVTSDVEADALCLVRPVQEAKSGWAARFRAKMQARKKG; encoded by the coding sequence ATCGTGACCCATCGCCCCCTTGCCGTCATCATCCTTGCCGCAGGGCAAGGTACGCGCATGAAGTCATCGCGGCACAAGGTGCTGCACCCGATTGCGGAGCGGCCGATGCTGTTGCACCTGATCGCCAGCGTGGCGCAATTGCAGCCCGAGCGGCAGGTCGTCGTCGTGGGTGCGGGCCGCGAGCAGGTGGAACAGGCGGTCGCTGGCACCGGCGCGGTGATCGCGGTGCAGGACAAGCAACTGGGCACTGGCCATGCCGTCGCGCAGGCGCATGACGCGCTGGCCGGGTTCGCGGGCGATGTGCTGATCCTTTATGGAGATGTGCCGCTGGTCAGTGCTGCCACGATGCGCGCCATGCTGGATCGCCTTAGCAGGGGTGACGAGCCGCGCGCGGTCGTGCTGGGTTTTCGGCCGGAGGATACCGCCGCTTATGGCCGGATCATCGCCGACGGGCAGGGCCTTATCCAGAAGATGGTCGAATATAAGGATGCGAGCGACGCGGAACGCGCGGTGACGCTGTGTAATAGTGGATTGATGGCGGTGCGATCGACGGACCTGTTCGTGCTGCTGGACGCGATCGGCAACGACAATGCAGCGGGCGAATATTATCTGCCCGACATCGTCATGCTGCCCGGCGCGCAGAGTGCGGTGATCGAGACAGATGCCTGGGAAGTGGCGGGCGTCAACAGCCGCGCCGAACTGGCGGCGGTAGAAGCAGATTGGCAGACACGGCGGCGTTTGGAGGCGATGCGCGACGGGGTGACGCTGGTCGCGCCGGAAACGGTCTTCTTCGCGCATGACACGCAACTGGGCCGCGACGTGACGATCGAGCCGAATGTCGTCTTTGGACCCGGCGTCAGCATAGCCGACGATGTGGTAATCCACGCCTTTTCCCATCTGGAGGGGGCAAGCATAGAGAGCGGGGCACAGATCGGTCCCTATGCGCGGCTGCGTCCGGGCGCACAGATCGGTACGAAGGCAAAGGTCGGCAATTTCGTCGAGATCAAGAAAGCTGTGCTGGAAGCGGGGGCGAAGGTCAGTCATCTGTCCTATATCGGCGATGCGCGGGTTGGCGCGGAGGCCAACATCGGCGCGGGGACGATCACCTGCAATTATGACGGCTTCTTCAAATATAAGACGGACATTGGCGCGGGGGCCTTCATTGGCTCCAACAGCGCGCTGGTCGCGCCGGTCACGATCGGCGACGGCGCGATTGTCGCGGCGGGATCGGTGGTGACCAGCGATGTGGAGGCGGATGCATTGTGCCTGGTGCGACCCGTGCAGGAGGCCAAGTCCGGCTGGGCCGCGCGGTTCCGCGCGAAGATGCAGGCGCGCAAAAAAGGGTGA
- a CDS encoding HAD family hydrolase, whose amino-acid sequence MTQIPFDIVGFDLDGTLIDTSGDLAAAVNYAIGTIGRPPYPPDAIRPFVGRGARVMLERALDASGGYTDEVLAQTLPILLDYYSQNLAIHSIPYPGLMAAMDALDAAGVKMAICTNKAERFAVPLMHQLGLADRFAAIIGGDTVGIAKPDPAPIHAMAQRAGGGRTIFVGDTINDIAGARNAGMPSIAVSFGFLEGPIENLEADAVIHHFDDLVPLLTDWKA is encoded by the coding sequence ATGACGCAGATTCCTTTCGATATCGTTGGCTTCGACCTCGATGGCACCCTGATCGACACCAGCGGCGACCTTGCCGCTGCCGTAAATTATGCGATCGGCACGATCGGCCGCCCGCCCTATCCGCCTGACGCGATCCGCCCCTTTGTCGGGCGCGGCGCGCGGGTCATGCTGGAACGGGCGCTCGACGCCTCGGGCGGTTATACCGACGAAGTGCTGGCGCAAACCCTGCCGATCCTGCTCGATTATTACAGCCAGAATCTCGCCATTCATTCCATTCCCTATCCGGGCCTGATGGCCGCGATGGACGCGCTCGACGCGGCAGGCGTGAAAATGGCGATCTGCACCAACAAGGCGGAGCGCTTCGCCGTGCCCCTGATGCACCAACTGGGCCTCGCTGACCGCTTTGCCGCCATCATCGGCGGCGACACGGTCGGCATCGCCAAGCCTGACCCCGCCCCGATCCACGCCATGGCGCAGCGCGCGGGCGGCGGGCGAACGATCTTCGTCGGCGATACGATCAACGACATCGCCGGCGCACGCAACGCCGGCATGCCCAGCATCGCCGTCAGCTTCGGCTTTCTGGAAGGGCCGATCGAGAATCTGGAGGCAGACGCCGTCATTCACCATTTCGATGATCTCGTGCCCCTGCTGACGGACTGGAAGGCGTGA
- a CDS encoding enoyl-CoA hydratase/isomerase family protein — protein sequence MTLRLERDGALARLLIDRPDRRNAMNQSMWQLLPTLVAQAMADDSVRVLILASATPGLFCAGADIDEFASHSGQESWRVANQAAIRSSQYALAHAEKPVIAAIDGDCIGGGCGLAMACDIRIAAPVARLGVTPAKLGIVYSLFDTKLLVDLVGPARAKRILFTGALINAEQALSIGLVDDLSTDPLTAADALAHTIAANAQHSVRSAKTIITRILDGQADDDDATLALFRDAFTLPDFTEGVAAFRNKRKPVF from the coding sequence GTGACCCTGCGGCTGGAACGGGACGGCGCCCTCGCCCGGCTGCTCATCGACCGTCCCGATCGCCGCAACGCCATGAACCAGTCCATGTGGCAGCTTCTGCCCACACTGGTAGCGCAGGCGATGGCGGACGACAGCGTGCGCGTTCTCATCCTTGCCTCCGCTACGCCCGGCCTCTTCTGCGCGGGCGCCGACATTGACGAGTTCGCCAGTCATAGTGGGCAGGAAAGCTGGCGCGTGGCCAATCAGGCCGCGATCCGATCCAGCCAATATGCCCTTGCCCACGCCGAGAAACCGGTGATCGCCGCGATCGATGGCGACTGTATCGGCGGCGGCTGTGGCCTTGCGATGGCCTGCGACATTCGCATTGCCGCCCCCGTCGCGCGTCTTGGCGTCACACCTGCAAAGCTCGGCATCGTCTATTCACTGTTCGACACGAAGCTGCTGGTCGATCTGGTCGGCCCCGCGCGGGCAAAGCGCATCCTTTTCACAGGAGCCTTGATAAACGCGGAACAGGCTCTGTCGATCGGCCTGGTCGATGACCTTTCCACCGACCCGCTCACCGCTGCCGACGCGCTTGCCCACACCATCGCCGCCAACGCCCAGCATAGCGTGCGATCGGCCAAAACCATCATCACCCGCATCCTCGATGGACAGGCCGATGACGACGACGCAACCCTTGCCCTCTTCCGCGACGCCTTCACCCTGCCGGACTTCACCGAAGGGGTCGCCGCCTTCCGCAACAAGCGCAAGCCCGTCTTCTAA
- the galE gene encoding UDP-glucose 4-epimerase GalE has protein sequence MQTSSNKPTVLVTGGAGYIGSHAVLALRDAGYAVVVVDNLITGFRFAIPDDVAFVEGDIADQPLVEKALRDHHVAAIMHFAGSIIVPESVEDPLKYYRNNTANSRSLIESAVRCGVRHFIFSSTAATYGIPETSPVDEDCPQRPINPYGMSKLMTEHMLHDIAFAHPMNYCALRYFNVAGADPQARTGQSTAGATHLIKVAVEAALGKRGHVGVFGTDFDTPDGTGVRDYIHVSDLASAHVLALEALIANPSENHLLNCGYGRGFSVLEVLDAVDRVTNLTIERKLEGRRAGDPPSLISDNRAIMARFPWHPRYADLDAIVNHALAWERKLSEIRGS, from the coding sequence TTGCAAACATCATCGAACAAGCCGACCGTCCTCGTCACAGGGGGCGCGGGCTATATCGGCAGCCATGCTGTGCTGGCTCTGCGTGACGCGGGCTATGCCGTCGTCGTCGTCGACAATCTGATCACCGGCTTCCGCTTTGCGATCCCCGATGACGTCGCCTTCGTGGAAGGGGATATCGCCGACCAGCCCTTGGTCGAAAAGGCGCTGCGCGACCATCATGTGGCTGCGATCATGCATTTCGCCGGTTCGATCATCGTGCCTGAATCGGTCGAGGATCCGCTCAAATATTACCGTAACAACACCGCCAACAGCCGCAGCCTGATCGAAAGCGCGGTCCGGTGCGGCGTGCGCCATTTCATCTTCTCGTCGACCGCAGCAACTTACGGCATTCCAGAGACAAGCCCCGTCGACGAGGATTGCCCGCAACGCCCGATCAATCCCTATGGCATGTCGAAGCTGATGACGGAGCATATGCTCCACGACATCGCCTTCGCGCATCCGATGAACTATTGTGCTCTGCGCTATTTCAACGTCGCGGGCGCCGATCCGCAAGCGCGCACCGGTCAATCGACCGCTGGCGCCACCCATCTCATCAAGGTCGCGGTGGAAGCCGCGCTGGGCAAGCGCGGTCATGTCGGTGTGTTCGGCACCGATTTCGATACGCCCGATGGTACGGGTGTGCGCGACTATATCCATGTCAGCGATCTGGCGTCCGCCCATGTGCTGGCGCTGGAGGCATTGATCGCCAACCCATCCGAAAATCACCTGCTCAATTGCGGTTATGGCCGGGGCTTTTCAGTGCTTGAGGTGCTGGATGCAGTCGATCGCGTCACCAATCTGACGATCGAGCGGAAGCTGGAGGGCCGCCGCGCCGGCGATCCGCCGTCGCTGATATCCGACAATCGCGCCATCATGGCCCGCTTCCCCTGGCATCCGCGCTATGCCGATCTCGACGCGATCGTGAACCATGCTCTCGCCTGGGAACGCAAGCTGAGCGAGATTCGCGGTAGTTGA
- the lpdA gene encoding dihydrolipoyl dehydrogenase, giving the protein MAEFDYDVLVIGAGPGGYVAAIRAAQLGLKTACVESRETLGGTCLNVGCIPSKALLHASELYEEAVSGKLAKLGVKIDKMSLDLPAMQAQRVDAVKGLTGGIEFLFKKNKIDWIKGLASFTGPNTVDVAGKAVTAKNIIIATGSSVTPLPGVEVDNAGGKIVDSTGGLELDKVPGHMVVIGGGVIGLELGSVWRRVGAKVTVVEYLDQILPGMDGEIRKEANKIFKKQGFEYKLSTKVTGAKVKGKGVVLTVEPAAGGEAETIEADVVLVSIGRRPNTEGLGLDKIGIELNQRGQIETDHDFATKVSGVWAIGDVIPGPMLAHKAEDEGIAVAENIAGLTGIVNHDLIPGVVYTWPEIAGVGLTEEAAKEKGAIKVGKFPMMANSRAKTNHEPDGFVKIIADADTDKVLGVWIIASVAGTMIAQAVQAMEFGASSEDIAYTCHAHPTHSEAIKEAAMAVMGKPIHM; this is encoded by the coding sequence ATGGCTGAGTTCGACTATGACGTGCTGGTGATCGGTGCTGGTCCCGGTGGCTATGTGGCGGCGATTCGCGCGGCGCAGCTGGGGTTGAAGACCGCCTGCGTTGAAAGCCGGGAGACGCTGGGCGGCACCTGCCTGAATGTCGGGTGCATCCCATCCAAGGCGCTGCTCCATGCGTCCGAACTCTACGAGGAAGCGGTGAGCGGCAAGCTCGCCAAGCTGGGTGTCAAGATCGACAAGATGTCGCTCGACCTGCCCGCGATGCAGGCGCAGCGCGTGGATGCGGTCAAGGGCCTGACCGGCGGCATCGAGTTTTTGTTCAAGAAGAACAAGATCGACTGGATCAAGGGGCTGGCCAGTTTCACCGGTCCCAACACGGTCGACGTCGCGGGCAAGGCCGTGACGGCCAAAAATATCATCATCGCCACCGGATCGTCCGTCACGCCGTTGCCGGGCGTCGAAGTCGATAATGCGGGCGGCAAGATCGTCGATTCCACCGGCGGACTGGAACTGGACAAGGTGCCGGGTCACATGGTCGTGATCGGCGGCGGCGTCATCGGGCTGGAGCTTGGCTCGGTGTGGCGTCGCGTTGGCGCCAAGGTGACGGTGGTGGAATATCTCGACCAGATCCTGCCCGGAATGGATGGCGAAATCCGCAAGGAAGCCAACAAGATCTTCAAGAAGCAGGGCTTCGAATATAAGCTGTCGACCAAGGTCACGGGCGCAAAGGTGAAGGGCAAGGGCGTTGTCCTGACCGTCGAACCCGCCGCCGGTGGTGAGGCCGAGACGATCGAGGCCGATGTCGTGCTGGTATCGATCGGTCGTCGTCCGAACACCGAAGGCCTTGGCCTCGACAAGATCGGCATCGAACTGAACCAGCGCGGGCAGATCGAAACCGATCATGATTTCGCGACCAAGGTGTCCGGCGTCTGGGCGATTGGTGACGTGATCCCCGGCCCGATGCTGGCGCACAAAGCCGAGGACGAGGGGATTGCCGTGGCCGAGAATATCGCGGGCCTGACTGGTATCGTGAATCATGACCTGATCCCCGGCGTCGTTTATACCTGGCCCGAAATCGCAGGCGTCGGCCTGACCGAAGAAGCGGCCAAGGAGAAGGGGGCTATCAAGGTCGGCAAATTCCCGATGATGGCCAACAGCCGCGCCAAGACCAATCATGAGCCGGACGGCTTTGTGAAGATCATTGCCGACGCCGACACCGACAAGGTGCTGGGCGTCTGGATCATCGCATCGGTGGCGGGCACGATGATCGCGCAGGCGGTGCAGGCCATGGAGTTCGGCGCGTCGAGCGAGGACATCGCCTATACCTGCCACGCGCATCCCACGCACAGCGAAGCGATCAAGGAAGCCGCAATGGCGGTGATGGGCAAGCCCATCCATATGTGA
- the odhB gene encoding 2-oxoglutarate dehydrogenase complex dihydrolipoyllysine-residue succinyltransferase encodes MATEVKVPTLGESVTEATVGQWLKKPGEAVALDEPIVSLETDKVAVDVPAPVAGTLGDIIAKEGDTVNVGALLATINEGAAAAAAPAAVPAAKAEAAAPAPAASATVSDDEEGGNLTLSPAVRRLVLEHGLDPSKIKGTGKDGRLTKDDVTAAMASGTAKASESAASTAAAPAASSGPSRGQERVKMTRLRQTVAKRLKSAQETAALLTTFNDVDMTAVIEARAKYKDLFEKKHGVRLGFMGFFTKAVTMALKDIPAVNAQIEGDEIVYNDFADISVAVSAPNGLVVPVIRNAESLSVAEIEKTIGTYGKKAKEGQLTMEDMKGGTFTISNGGVFGSLMSTPIINPPQSAVLGLHRIEDRPVVRDGQVVVRPMMYLALSYDHRLIDGREAVTFLVAVKNAIEDPTRILIDL; translated from the coding sequence ATGGCAACCGAAGTCAAAGTCCCCACGCTGGGCGAATCCGTTACCGAAGCAACCGTTGGACAGTGGCTGAAAAAGCCCGGTGAGGCCGTCGCGCTCGACGAGCCGATTGTCAGCCTGGAAACCGATAAGGTGGCGGTCGACGTACCCGCGCCTGTTGCCGGTACGCTGGGCGACATCATCGCCAAGGAAGGCGATACGGTGAACGTCGGCGCGCTGCTCGCCACCATCAACGAGGGTGCGGCCGCTGCTGCCGCGCCTGCCGCAGTCCCCGCTGCCAAGGCGGAGGCCGCCGCGCCTGCGCCCGCAGCCTCTGCGACCGTGTCGGACGATGAGGAAGGTGGCAATCTGACGCTTTCCCCCGCCGTGCGCCGTCTGGTGCTGGAACATGGTCTGGACCCGAGCAAGATTAAAGGCACAGGCAAGGATGGCCGCCTGACCAAGGATGATGTGACGGCGGCTATGGCCTCCGGCACCGCCAAGGCGAGCGAATCTGCCGCTTCGACCGCCGCCGCGCCTGCCGCGTCGTCGGGTCCAAGCCGCGGGCAGGAGCGGGTCAAGATGACCCGCCTGCGCCAGACGGTCGCCAAGCGCCTGAAGTCGGCGCAGGAAACCGCCGCGCTGCTCACAACCTTCAACGATGTCGACATGACCGCCGTCATCGAAGCGCGGGCCAAATATAAAGACCTGTTCGAAAAGAAGCATGGCGTGCGCCTGGGCTTCATGGGCTTCTTCACCAAGGCGGTGACGATGGCCCTGAAGGACATCCCCGCCGTCAACGCGCAGATCGAGGGCGACGAGATCGTCTATAATGATTTCGCCGACATCTCGGTCGCGGTGTCCGCGCCCAATGGTCTGGTAGTGCCGGTCATCCGCAATGCCGAAAGCCTGAGTGTTGCCGAGATCGAGAAGACGATCGGCACCTATGGCAAGAAGGCCAAGGAAGGCCAGTTGACGATGGAAGATATGAAGGGCGGCACCTTCACTATCTCCAACGGAGGCGTGTTCGGATCGCTGATGTCGACCCCGATCATCAACCCGCCCCAGTCGGCGGTGCTGGGCCTTCACCGGATTGAGGATCGTCCGGTCGTTCGCGACGGACAGGTCGTGGTTCGCCCGATGATGTATCTGGCATTGAGCTATGATCATCGCCTGATTGACGGTCGTGAGGCCGTGACCTTCCTGGTTGCGGTGAAGAATGCGATCGAAGACCCGACGCGTATCCTGATCGACCTGTAA